Proteins from one Cicer arietinum cultivar CDC Frontier isolate Library 1 chromosome 3, Cicar.CDCFrontier_v2.0, whole genome shotgun sequence genomic window:
- the LOC140919821 gene encoding uncharacterized protein: protein MNPHDLQSISHSTWPVILVIYNLPPWLCMKRKFMMLSLLISRPKQPGNDIDVYLTPLIEDLKIMWETGVEVYDGYRKEFFDLRAMLFGTINDFPADGNLSGYSIKGQCACPICEESTNWMRLKHCKKNVFLGHRRFLPYSHQYRGWRNTFNGKSEEGKAPLAPTGYQILEKVQGLTNKFGKPFAGELVKTGWKKKSIFFELPYWKSLYVRHFLDVMHIEKNVFESVIGTLLNVPGKSKDGVNARLDLVDMGIRNELAPVKKGNRTYLPPAAHTLSRKEKIVLCKFLHEVKVPEGYSSNIKNLVCLKDVKLKGLKIHDCHIIMEHLLPIGIRSILPEKVRLALTRLCFFFREICSKVIDPQKLPTLQREIVVTLCELEMYFPPSFFDIMVHLTVHLVKETQLCGPAYMRWMYPIERYMKILKGYVKSRSRPEGCIAERYIVEEAAEFCTEYLSNVESIGLPMSRHSGRLSGEGITGRRLLTISRTEWEQAQLYVLHNDDEVQPYVTIHIDQLSRLNMNRNQNWITREHNRSFVTWLKNHIMSKFDIDPGSISNRLRWLANGPSLHVFSYTGYVINGYTFYTKEQDDQTTMQNSGVTLVAEAMHVSSAKDKNPIYANLSYFGVIERIWELDYTMFRVPIFGCKWVDNNNGVRIDESGFLLVDFNRVGYKDEPFILASQAQQVFYVTDPSNDKWSVVLSTNKISDDNNNDEDVGNDLLFATSQQPHEIDSTDDGLYLRDDHDEGIWINPSFRIVNGQTNVNVTRKRRRAS, encoded by the coding sequence atgaatccacatgatcttcaaagcatctcacatagcacgtggcctgtgattttggtaatatataacctacctccatggttatgtatgaagcgtaagtttatgatgttgtctctgttaatttctagacccaaacaaccggggaatgatatcgacgtatacttgactcctttaattgaagatttaaaaattatgtgggagacaggtgtggaagtttatgatgggtataggaaagaGTTTTTcgatttgagggctatgttgttcggcacaattaatgattttccagcagatggtaatttatcaggatatagcattaaaggtcagtgtgcatgtcctatatgtgaagagagtacaaattggatgcggttgaaacattgtaagaagaatgtgtttcttggacatcgtagatttttaccttatagtcatcagtatcgtgggtggagaaatacattcaatggaaaatcagaggaaggtaaagctcctttagcaccgactggatatcaaatacttgaaaaagtacaaggtttgaccaataaatttggcaaaccttttgcgggagagctggtgaaaactgggtggaagaaaaagtcaattttctttgaattgccatattggaagtcattgtatgtaagacatttcctcgatgtgatgcatattgaaaaaaatgtatttgaaagtgttattggtacgttactcaatgttccaggaaagtctaaagatggcgtcaatgcaagattggacttggtcgatatgggaataagaaatgaactggctccagtaaagaaaggaaatcgcacatatctacctccagccgctcatactctatctagaaaggaaaaaattgttttatgtaaatttctacacgaagttaaagttccagaaggatactcttcgaacattaaaaatttggtttgtttGAAAGAcgtcaagttaaaaggtttgaagatccatgattgtcatattataatggagcatttgctaccaataggtatacgttccattttacctgaaaaagttcgactagccttaactagattatgtttcttcttcagggaaatttgtagtaaagtgatcgaccctcagaaattaccgacattgcagagggaaattgttgttactttgtgtgagcttgaaatgtatttcccaccatcgttttttgatataatggttcaccttactgttcatctggttaaggagacacaactttgtgggccagcttatatgagatggatgtatccgatagaacgatatatgaaaatattaaaagggtacgtaaaaagtagaagtcgaccagaaggttgtattgctgaacgatacattgttgaagaggctgctgaattttgtactgaatatctgtccaatgttgaatccatagggcttcccatgtctcgtcattcgggaagactatcaggagaagggataactggaaggagactactgactatatcaaggacagaatgggagcaggcacaattgtatgttctgcacaatgatgatgaggttcaaccgtatgttacaatacacattgatcagttatctcgtttgaacatgaataggaatcaaaattggataactcgagagcacaatcgaagttttgtaacatggttaaaaaatcacataatgtcaaaatttgatatagaccccggatcaatttcaaatagattgaggtggctagcaaatggtccgagcttacatgtcttttcttacactggttatgttattaacggctacacattttataccaaagaacaagatgatcagaccactatgcaaaatagtggagtcactctcgtagctgaagcgatgcatgtctcaagtgcaaaagacaaaaacccaatatatgcaaatctatcatattttggggttatcgagcgcatatgggagttagactacacaatgtttcgtgttcccatatttggttgcaagtgggtcgataataataatggcgttcggattgatgagtcaggattcttgcttgtcgattttaatagggtgggatacaaagacgagccttttattttagcgtcgcaagctcaacaagtgttttatgtcactgatccttctaatgataaatggtctgttgtcctatcgaccaataaaataagtgatgataacaataatgatgaagatgttggtaatgatcttttatttgcaacatcacaacaaccacatgaaattgattcaactgatgatggtttatatcttagagatgatcatgatgagggaatttggattaatccatcgtttcgtattgtaaatggacaaacaaatgtgaatgtcaccaggaaaagaagaagggcatcttaa